In Hyla sarda isolate aHylSar1 chromosome 9, aHylSar1.hap1, whole genome shotgun sequence, the following proteins share a genomic window:
- the ENG gene encoding endoglin isoform X2, with protein MCEVQKNDGGDEASGPMAKHSLTTKGCVGKPSSQEVYVLNIHFTGASSYTYVELEVFTDKISEKPPVLILNTNSPGVYATVTGKVMIRPVILVRSVDFTIINLPDMPDWIVTQGNLPETSEELLQWAKANYSEVTFFAELKNPQKIYLDLKKDKTGPETCELQDDFHAANILQVVGPVDTEMCTLTNTKPVKNAYIVHVTHQHPPPSHKVIYVNVAIANGPCEKPPMIYLKSEKGYNWNVQVLEAVGIMASGNCTLGPFETPAQFLPDTKDELIRTARTNGSMDLRSVSYMHVYNAMTVTLPVTCVKEEVESPMTTQQPEGQCQKQLGTSIQLCNEEKLTISLSKEVMTDCNLQSPEQISFGDPQCTAVIHNDHIVLTTSKTECGTVVSGNVIINNLLVQSGETTIFEHVAMCTIPMIEVELFQNPDLTVPTEIFDAEKVTYVRVDTPLIFQSNVKCDLSVGNKTLRLNSSLPAMNIENLSWKFHTQELSLPDTSSAKLSCEFCYGYDRTLDYCVYKSLDVTVVEKSQKQGLGMESVLGITFGAFLIGALLTAALWFIYTRTRSSFKMQPVPTLPGGSESSSTNHSIDSTQSTPCSTSSRA; from the exons TCTTATACGTATGTGGAGCTGGAGGTCTTCACAGATAAGATTTCAGAGAAGCCCCCTGTGCTTATTCTCAATACAAACTCCCCAGGAGTCTATGCAACCGTCACAGGCAAAGTCATGATCCGTCCAGTTATTTTGGTT CGTTCCGTGGATTTTACCATTATTAACTTACCAGATATGCCGGATTGGATTGTTACTCAAGGAAACCTGCCAGAAACTAGCGAGGAACTTCTTCAGTGGGCGAAGGCGAATTACTCAGAAGTCACCTTCTTCGCTGAGCTGAAAAATCCACAGAAAATATATCTGGATCTGAAGAAGG ATAAAACTGGACCGGAGACGTGTGAGCTGCAGGACGACTTCCATGCTGCTAACATTCTCCAAGTGGTCGGTCCTGTGGACACAGAGATGTGCACCCTGACGAATACCAAACCTGTAAAAAACGCCTACATCGTACATGTCACCCATCAGCACCCTCCTCCAAG TCACAAGGTAATATATGTCAATGTGGCCATCGCTAATGGTCCATGTGAGAAGCCTCCCATGATATATCTGAAGAGCGAGAAAGGCTACAACTGGAACGTTCAGGTCTTGGAAGCTGTGGGAATAATG GCCTCTGGTAATTGTACCCTGGGTCCTTTTGAAACACCTGCTCAATTTCTGCCGGACACTAAAGATGAACTTATCCGCACGGCTAGAACGAATGGCAGCATGGATCTGAGAAGCGTATCATACATGCACGTCTATAATGCCATGACCGTCACACTTCCTGTTACCTGTG TTAAGGAGGAAGTGGAATCACCAATGACAACTCAGCAACCAGAGGGGCAATGCCAGAAACAGCTGGGCACCTCCATACAACTGTGCAATGAGGAGAAGCTGACTATCTCACTAAGCAAAGAAGTCATGACG GACTGTAATCTGCAAAGCCCTGAACAAATATCTTTTGGAGACCCTCAGTGCACAGCTGTAATCCATAATGATCATATCGTGTTGACCACGTCAAAGACGGAGTGTGGGACCGTGGTGTCAGGGAATGTGATCATAAACAAT TTACTAGTGCAAAGCGGTGAAACAACCATTTTTGAA cACGTCGCTATGTGCACGATCCCCATGATCGAAGTCGAACTATTCCAGAACCCTGACCTCACGGTGCCCACTGAGATATTTGATGCTGAAAAGGTCACCTATGTGCGG GTGGACACTCCTTTAATATTTCAGTCAAATGTCAAGTGTGATTTATCGGTGGGAAACAAGACCCTGAGGTTGAACAGTAGCCTGCCAGCCATGAATATTGAAAATTTATCCTGGAAATTTCATACACAAGAACTATCACTTCCAGACACAAGTTCGGCCAAACTCAGCTGTGAATTCTGTTACGGATATGATAGAACATTG GATTACTGTGTGTACAAGTCATTGGATGTAACTGTTGTTGAAAAGTCTCAAA AGCAAGGCCTCGGCATGGAGTCTGTCCTGGGAATCACGTTCGGAGCATTCCTGATCGGAGCATTGCTGACCGCCGCCTTGTGGTTCATCTATACCCGCACAC GCTCCTCTTTTAAGATGCAGCCAGTGCCAACATTGCCTGGAGGGTCGGAGAGCAGCAGCACAAACCACAGTATTGACAGCACACAAAGTACCCCCTGCAGCACCAGCAGCCGAGCATAA
- the ENG gene encoding endoglin isoform X3 yields MIRPVILVRSVDFTIINLPDMPDWIVTQGNLPETSEELLQWAKANYSEVTFFAELKNPQKIYLDLKKDKTGPETCELQDDFHAANILQVVGPVDTEMCTLTNTKPVKNAYIVHVTHQHPPPSHKVIYVNVAIANGPCEKPPMIYLKSEKGYNWNVQVLEAVGIMASGNCTLGPFETPAQFLPDTKDELIRTARTNGSMDLRSVSYMHVYNAMTVTLPVTCVKEEVESPMTTQQPEGQCQKQLGTSIQLCNEEKLTISLSKEVMTDCNLQSPEQISFGDPQCTAVIHNDHIVLTTSKTECGTVVSGNVIINNLLVQSGETTIFEHVAMCTIPMIEVELFQNPDLTVPTEIFDAEKVTYVRVDTPLIFQSNVKCDLSVGNKTLRLNSSLPAMNIENLSWKFHTQELSLPDTSSAKLSCEFCYGYDRTLDYCVYKSLDVTVVEKSQKQGLGMESVLGITFGAFLIGALLTAALWFIYTRTRSSFKMQPVPTLPGGSESSSTNHSIDSTQSTPCSTSSRA; encoded by the exons ATGATCCGTCCAGTTATTTTGGTT CGTTCCGTGGATTTTACCATTATTAACTTACCAGATATGCCGGATTGGATTGTTACTCAAGGAAACCTGCCAGAAACTAGCGAGGAACTTCTTCAGTGGGCGAAGGCGAATTACTCAGAAGTCACCTTCTTCGCTGAGCTGAAAAATCCACAGAAAATATATCTGGATCTGAAGAAGG ATAAAACTGGACCGGAGACGTGTGAGCTGCAGGACGACTTCCATGCTGCTAACATTCTCCAAGTGGTCGGTCCTGTGGACACAGAGATGTGCACCCTGACGAATACCAAACCTGTAAAAAACGCCTACATCGTACATGTCACCCATCAGCACCCTCCTCCAAG TCACAAGGTAATATATGTCAATGTGGCCATCGCTAATGGTCCATGTGAGAAGCCTCCCATGATATATCTGAAGAGCGAGAAAGGCTACAACTGGAACGTTCAGGTCTTGGAAGCTGTGGGAATAATG GCCTCTGGTAATTGTACCCTGGGTCCTTTTGAAACACCTGCTCAATTTCTGCCGGACACTAAAGATGAACTTATCCGCACGGCTAGAACGAATGGCAGCATGGATCTGAGAAGCGTATCATACATGCACGTCTATAATGCCATGACCGTCACACTTCCTGTTACCTGTG TTAAGGAGGAAGTGGAATCACCAATGACAACTCAGCAACCAGAGGGGCAATGCCAGAAACAGCTGGGCACCTCCATACAACTGTGCAATGAGGAGAAGCTGACTATCTCACTAAGCAAAGAAGTCATGACG GACTGTAATCTGCAAAGCCCTGAACAAATATCTTTTGGAGACCCTCAGTGCACAGCTGTAATCCATAATGATCATATCGTGTTGACCACGTCAAAGACGGAGTGTGGGACCGTGGTGTCAGGGAATGTGATCATAAACAAT TTACTAGTGCAAAGCGGTGAAACAACCATTTTTGAA cACGTCGCTATGTGCACGATCCCCATGATCGAAGTCGAACTATTCCAGAACCCTGACCTCACGGTGCCCACTGAGATATTTGATGCTGAAAAGGTCACCTATGTGCGG GTGGACACTCCTTTAATATTTCAGTCAAATGTCAAGTGTGATTTATCGGTGGGAAACAAGACCCTGAGGTTGAACAGTAGCCTGCCAGCCATGAATATTGAAAATTTATCCTGGAAATTTCATACACAAGAACTATCACTTCCAGACACAAGTTCGGCCAAACTCAGCTGTGAATTCTGTTACGGATATGATAGAACATTG GATTACTGTGTGTACAAGTCATTGGATGTAACTGTTGTTGAAAAGTCTCAAA AGCAAGGCCTCGGCATGGAGTCTGTCCTGGGAATCACGTTCGGAGCATTCCTGATCGGAGCATTGCTGACCGCCGCCTTGTGGTTCATCTATACCCGCACAC GCTCCTCTTTTAAGATGCAGCCAGTGCCAACATTGCCTGGAGGGTCGGAGAGCAGCAGCACAAACCACAGTATTGACAGCACACAAAGTACCCCCTGCAGCACCAGCAGCCGAGCATAA